The following are encoded together in the Ignatzschineria indica genome:
- a CDS encoding AAA family ATPase — MRPIQLTLTAFGPYHGTEVIDFRKLAPHNLFVISGKTGAGKTTIFDGISYALFGEASGLDRQDATLSLRSDFAIDDEPTTAELIFELKGKEYRIFRQLPYRKTGNKTITQGKAELYALNHDGPQSDLFAEIPLVERQIPNMVNPKIEELLGLNRDQFNQLVMLPQGEYQRFLTSKTTDKEAILRTVFNTERYQTVVENLKMSADHSKEKVREIQSGYNALIQSIYRQLPPRESPFFEHFQEKSEIQINSFQALEGLAVEVAFYQAEERTICKEITQQEIIIEAEQERLIESRALNAKFQELEDAEKNLQALSAQQLAVDSLKHSVALAEKALSMEKFANDAFRLRREYTEAQKALAVAQERFKEAEIEYQNALEQHQLAQKEEDLITALSEEVTLLESREREIETLAQYQTTISQSREQITQIQQEINRLSDIIREEQTKKSDCQQRIKNAESNSDPIAQYQRLHRDFEHFSTLLEKQKREQATLLSLEEEKTRRTTALENAQKEQKDAATKFYQQQALTLAHTLEDGKPCPVCGSLQHPNKIDGEDAHIADEDSINPQHQFEMANQNLIAAQRQYDQLLNREKEIEERAQQVSQDLEESWQKMTTFSQQERDEIAPLALQISTYEMMVSSLASNRQKVQSAFDNSQKSLQLLRTLRPELEAIETALMQHQRELDQVRESYQEKRNYLTEMESALKSILQNIPEELRDPQAYRTYLDQQKSALTTLKAQLKLAEKRLQEAEKERALLFQKLEQHQIQKKKLSQDSKKAEEDFTQALIQASFIKKSNDGTEEADEAQFIAAQQQIPHLAENRDKVVEFERHYLIANEKVNALSLTLAGKAPIELSELEQKVNSNKEKLAKLQSRLHINQQLITQIKQTIAGINEISSALEAARARHEKTVEVYDLVRGQNSSRISLERFILIEYFEMIIHAANFRLYQMSHGQFQFIRSEDIAARNVQSGLDLNIYDAYTGENRDVKTLSGGEKFKASLSLSLGMADVIQSHKGGVSIDTLFIDEGFGALDEESLLQAIDVLIELQASGRMIGVISHVEELKQALPARIEVTKTKSGYSKTAIIHHQ; from the coding sequence ATGCGCCCCATTCAATTAACCCTTACCGCATTTGGCCCCTATCATGGAACGGAAGTGATCGATTTTCGTAAACTTGCTCCTCATAATCTCTTTGTGATCTCCGGGAAGACCGGCGCCGGCAAAACAACGATCTTTGATGGCATCTCCTATGCACTCTTTGGTGAAGCGAGCGGTCTCGATCGTCAAGATGCCACACTCTCACTCCGAAGTGACTTTGCGATCGATGATGAGCCGACGACTGCTGAGCTTATTTTTGAGCTCAAGGGGAAAGAGTATCGCATCTTTCGTCAGCTTCCCTACCGCAAAACGGGTAACAAGACGATTACCCAAGGAAAGGCGGAGTTATATGCGCTTAACCATGATGGACCTCAAAGTGATCTCTTTGCAGAGATCCCACTTGTTGAACGGCAGATCCCCAATATGGTCAACCCTAAAATTGAGGAGCTATTAGGGCTCAATCGAGATCAATTCAATCAGCTTGTCATGCTTCCACAAGGGGAGTATCAGCGTTTTCTAACCTCTAAGACCACTGATAAAGAGGCGATTTTACGCACTGTCTTCAATACTGAACGTTATCAAACCGTTGTAGAGAATCTCAAAATGAGCGCCGATCACTCTAAAGAGAAGGTCAGAGAGATTCAATCTGGTTATAACGCCTTGATCCAATCGATCTATCGACAACTACCACCGCGGGAATCCCCTTTCTTCGAGCATTTTCAAGAGAAGAGTGAAATTCAGATCAATAGCTTTCAAGCGCTTGAAGGTTTAGCTGTAGAAGTGGCATTTTATCAAGCAGAAGAGCGCACAATTTGCAAAGAGATCACGCAACAAGAAATCATCATCGAAGCAGAGCAGGAACGACTTATAGAGAGCCGAGCACTCAATGCAAAATTCCAAGAGTTAGAGGATGCAGAAAAAAATCTTCAAGCCCTTAGCGCACAACAATTAGCGGTTGACAGCTTAAAGCATTCCGTCGCTCTTGCGGAAAAGGCATTGTCGATGGAAAAATTTGCCAATGATGCCTTTCGGTTACGTCGAGAGTACACTGAAGCGCAAAAGGCGTTAGCAGTAGCGCAAGAGCGCTTCAAAGAGGCGGAAATAGAGTATCAAAATGCGCTAGAACAACATCAACTTGCACAGAAGGAAGAGGATCTTATCACGGCGCTGAGTGAGGAGGTGACCCTCCTTGAGAGTCGAGAAAGAGAGATTGAGACGCTAGCCCAATATCAGACCACTATCTCTCAAAGCCGAGAGCAGATCACTCAGATTCAACAAGAGATCAACCGTTTAAGCGATATCATTCGCGAAGAGCAGACGAAAAAGAGTGATTGCCAGCAGAGAATAAAAAATGCTGAAAGCAATAGCGATCCTATAGCGCAATATCAACGACTCCATCGCGACTTTGAGCATTTCTCAACACTGCTTGAGAAGCAGAAGCGCGAGCAAGCAACGCTCTTATCACTCGAAGAAGAGAAAACAAGAAGAACCACTGCGCTTGAAAATGCGCAAAAAGAGCAGAAAGATGCAGCTACAAAATTTTATCAGCAACAAGCTTTAACGCTTGCCCATACGCTTGAAGATGGCAAACCTTGCCCTGTTTGTGGCAGCCTCCAGCATCCCAATAAAATCGATGGAGAAGATGCTCATATAGCAGATGAAGATTCCATCAATCCACAACATCAGTTTGAGATGGCCAATCAGAATCTGATCGCTGCTCAGCGACAATATGATCAACTACTCAATAGAGAGAAAGAGATAGAAGAGAGAGCTCAACAAGTTTCCCAAGATCTTGAAGAGTCGTGGCAGAAAATGACCACTTTCAGCCAACAAGAGCGTGATGAGATAGCGCCTCTAGCCCTACAGATCTCAACCTACGAAATGATGGTTTCATCACTTGCCTCTAATCGGCAAAAAGTACAATCTGCCTTTGATAATAGCCAAAAATCATTACAGCTATTACGAACGTTACGCCCCGAGCTTGAAGCGATTGAAACCGCTTTAATGCAACATCAAAGAGAACTCGACCAAGTAAGGGAATCTTATCAAGAGAAGAGAAACTACCTTACAGAGATGGAGAGCGCGCTCAAATCGATACTCCAAAATATCCCTGAGGAGCTGCGTGATCCTCAAGCCTATCGAACTTATCTCGATCAGCAAAAAAGCGCTTTAACAACGCTCAAAGCGCAACTCAAATTAGCAGAAAAAAGATTACAAGAAGCAGAAAAAGAGCGAGCGCTTCTCTTTCAGAAGCTAGAGCAACATCAGATACAAAAAAAGAAGCTCTCTCAAGACTCAAAAAAGGCAGAAGAGGATTTTACTCAGGCACTTATCCAAGCCTCTTTTATCAAAAAGAGTAATGATGGTACTGAAGAGGCTGATGAAGCTCAATTTATTGCAGCGCAACAGCAGATCCCCCATCTCGCTGAAAATCGTGACAAGGTGGTCGAGTTTGAACGACACTATCTCATCGCCAATGAGAAGGTCAATGCCCTCTCTCTTACTCTTGCCGGAAAAGCACCGATCGAGCTCTCCGAGCTTGAGCAAAAAGTCAATAGCAATAAAGAGAAGCTTGCAAAATTACAGAGCAGACTCCACATAAATCAACAACTTATAACACAGATAAAGCAGACGATTGCCGGGATTAATGAAATCAGTAGCGCTTTAGAGGCGGCACGTGCGCGTCATGAAAAAACAGTTGAAGTTTATGATCTTGTGCGCGGACAAAATAGTAGCCGAATCTCGCTCGAGCGCTTTATTCTCATCGAATATTTTGAAATGATTATTCATGCGGCAAATTTCCGACTCTATCAGATGAGTCATGGTCAATTTCAATTTATTCGTTCCGAAGATATTGCTGCGCGCAATGTTCAAAGTGGGCTTGATCTCAATATTTATGATGCTTATACCGGAGAAAATCGCGATGTTAAGACCCTATCCGGCGGAGAGAAATTTAAAGCTTCGCTCAGTCTCTCACTCGGCATGGCAGATGTGATTCAATCCCACAAAGGTGGCGTCTCTATCGACACCCTCTTTATCGATGAGGGATTTGGAGCGCTTGATGAGGAATCCCTTCTGCAGGCAATCGATGTTCTCATCGAGCTACAAGCTTCTGGACGTATGATCGGTGTGATCTCCCATGTAGAAGAGCTCAAGCAGGCATTGCCGGCACGTATCGAAGTCACCAAAACAAAGAGTGGTTATAGTAAAACGGCAATTATTCACCATCAATAA
- a CDS encoding exonuclease SbcCD subunit D produces the protein MKILHTADWHLGKLIHGIYMTEDQRAILAQLTTYIKQERPDLIIIAGDLYDRAIPPVEAIELLDQFLHDIALKADIPIIAITGNHDSPKRLQFGNEFLQSQSCFLITELDPTFKPIILSDQWGEVHFYPIPYLEPSLVRHILQDEHITDHDSALKAIVTKIEAQYDPTVRNILILHAFVIHSSSKERLTSDSERPLAIGGSEYVSAEHFEIFDYVALGHLHQAHYIKDERIQYAGSLLKYSQSEANHQKVILEIELGAKGELSIEKVAFTPRRELREVKGYLKEILQMPQSEDYCFVTLLDETPVLQPMAQIRTVFPNAMHVQRLPIETPMFHKKHFETPQREREDDLSLFTGFYRTLLDREPDAETLQIFADAIQQTERE, from the coding sequence ATGAAAATTTTACACACCGCCGATTGGCATCTTGGCAAACTAATCCATGGAATCTATATGACCGAGGATCAGCGTGCTATTTTAGCGCAGTTAACCACCTATATTAAGCAAGAGCGCCCCGATCTGATCATCATTGCCGGAGATCTCTACGATCGCGCCATCCCGCCAGTTGAAGCTATCGAACTGCTCGATCAATTTTTACATGATATTGCCCTGAAAGCCGACATTCCTATTATCGCCATTACCGGCAATCATGATAGCCCTAAGCGCCTCCAATTTGGTAATGAGTTTCTCCAAAGTCAATCCTGCTTTTTAATCACAGAGCTCGATCCCACTTTTAAACCGATCATTCTCTCGGACCAATGGGGAGAAGTCCATTTCTACCCGATTCCCTACTTAGAACCCTCTCTCGTACGCCATATTTTACAAGATGAGCATATCACCGATCACGATAGCGCCTTAAAAGCGATCGTCACCAAAATCGAAGCGCAATATGATCCTACGGTTCGTAATATTCTCATTCTTCATGCATTTGTGATCCACTCCTCTTCAAAAGAGAGACTCACCTCCGATTCAGAACGTCCGCTCGCCATTGGTGGCAGTGAATATGTCTCTGCCGAGCACTTTGAGATCTTTGATTATGTGGCGCTCGGTCATCTCCATCAAGCGCACTACATTAAAGATGAACGCATACAATACGCAGGTTCCCTCTTAAAATATTCTCAATCAGAAGCCAACCATCAAAAAGTGATCTTGGAGATTGAGCTCGGAGCTAAAGGAGAGTTGTCCATTGAGAAGGTCGCTTTTACTCCCCGTCGGGAGTTGCGTGAAGTGAAAGGATATCTCAAAGAGATTCTCCAGATGCCTCAAAGTGAAGATTACTGTTTTGTCACCCTTTTAGATGAGACGCCGGTACTCCAACCGATGGCGCAAATTCGTACTGTTTTCCCCAATGCGATGCATGTTCAGAGATTGCCGATAGAGACACCGATGTTTCACAAGAAACATTTTGAGACACCTCAAAGAGAGCGAGAGGATGATCTCTCTCTCTTTACCGGCTTCTATCGTACCCTGCTCGATAGAGAACCCGATGCCGAGACATTACAGATTTTTGCTGATGCCATCCAACAGACAGAGAGAGAGTAG